In Bacteroidota bacterium, the sequence ATCTGCTGGGAAAATAGAGTAAACATCAATAAATAAAAGTTTCAGTAAACATAAACAGATTTGCTTCGCTGAACCTAAAGGCTTCCTACACTAACTCTGTTCGGGTAGGATGACCTAATAAAAAAAAACTATGGCAAAATATTTTCTAAATTACCTCGATGAATTGGAATCTGAAGCAATTTTCGTTTTGCGCGAAGTACATGCTCAATTTCAAAACCCTGTAATTTTATTTTCAGGAGGAAAAGATTCAATTGTATTGGCCCACCTGGCTAAAAAGGCATTTTATCCATCAAAAATACCTTTTGCATTAATGCACATCGACACAGGACACAACTTTCCGGAAACAATTAAATTCAGAGACGACCTGATAGAAATACTCGGTGCCAAGCTAATTGTAGGCTCAGTTCAGGAAGCTATTGATGATAACAGAGTTGTTGAGGAAAAAGGTAAAAATGCAACCCGAAACGAGTTGCAGATAACAACCCTGCTCGATGCTATCGAAGATAATAAAATTGACTGTGCCATTGGTGGCGGACGCCGCGATGAGGAAAAGGCAAGAGCAAAGGAAAGATTCTTCTCGCACCGCGACGATTTCGGTCAGTGGAGCCCAAAGAACCAGCGTCCTGAATTGTGGAACCTCTTCAACGGAAAAATGCAGGAAGGAGAGCACTTCAGAGCCTTTCCAATTAGTAACTGGACCGAAATGGATGTGTGGAACTACATAAAAAGAGAAAATATCGACATTCCGTCTCTTTACTTCGCACACGATAGAGATGTTGTTTTCAGAAACGGAAGCTGGATACCGGTTTCGGAATACCTCATCATGCACGGCAACGAAGAAATAGTTAATAAAAAAATACGTTTCAGAACTCTGGGCGACATTACAATCACAGGAGGTATAGAAAGCGATGCCGATACCCTTGAGAAAATCGTAGAGGAAGTTTCTGCCATGAGAGAAACTGAGAGAGGTAACAGATCTGATGATAAAAGAAGTGAAACTTCGATGGAGGACAGGAAAAAGCAAGGATATTTTTAAAAAAAATAACCGCTAACGCGAAGTTTATCGCAAAAGTACCTCAGAGTTTGATTAAACAATAAATAATACTTAGCGACACTTTGCAACAACCTTTGCGGTAAAACAAAAAAAACAACAAAGAAAACTAATCATGAGCATAGATAATAATCAGTTATTGAGATTCACAACCGCCGGAAGCG encodes:
- the cysD gene encoding sulfate adenylyltransferase subunit CysD — encoded protein: MAKYFLNYLDELESEAIFVLREVHAQFQNPVILFSGGKDSIVLAHLAKKAFYPSKIPFALMHIDTGHNFPETIKFRDDLIEILGAKLIVGSVQEAIDDNRVVEEKGKNATRNELQITTLLDAIEDNKIDCAIGGGRRDEEKARAKERFFSHRDDFGQWSPKNQRPELWNLFNGKMQEGEHFRAFPISNWTEMDVWNYIKRENIDIPSLYFAHDRDVVFRNGSWIPVSEYLIMHGNEEIVNKKIRFRTLGDITITGGIESDADTLEKIVEEVSAMRETERGNRSDDKRSETSMEDRKKQGYF